From a region of the Larimichthys crocea isolate SSNF unplaced genomic scaffold, L_crocea_2.0 scaffold322, whole genome shotgun sequence genome:
- the LOC104934449 gene encoding pleckstrin homology domain-containing family G member 3 isoform X3 encodes MTFEQTLVTRSDSLPDQSCRLSMLRHAHLAHHGCWLPRQPSDSVMPEGSRSSSNDVPMDEDSPRLSSASVSSTERAPSATPSDSSDRRPLSLISTLSSGSGSSRDDLAPPPPAHSDIDLSPAGGAAESEGGSWPRPEPEGSGRGLNLTHTPSRAFSRRQQVSPFISGSMVPNRQLTYLDRVVMEIIETERTYVRDLRMIVEDYLAHIIDQCDLSIRPEQVCSLFGNIEDIYEFNSELLQALDLCDNNPVAIARCFVMKSEYFDIYTQYCTNYPNSVAALTECMRNKTLAKFFRDRQALLKRSLPLGSYLLKPVQRILKYHLLLQEIAKHFDPEEEGYEVVEEAIYTMTGVAWYINDMKRKHEHAVRLQEVQSLLLNWKGPDLTTYGELVLEGTFKVHRAKNERTLFLFDRMLLITKRRGEHYVYKTHISCSTLMLIESAKDSLSFSVTHYKHPKQPHTVQAKTVEEKKLWAHHIKRIILENHHAIIPQKAKDAILEMNPTYPHRYRYSPERLRKALSCQAEEIHRNSRQGRRQSEPTKQTLKSSGDKHSFLSDAADSKHSGSEVVAPGQPTTRSEADRTAEEEEDEAGGLSHQTVAEDSDPDQNLLEDEQVDDFASSLLAAISCWHYRAQVLLSAGVTVVTDADVDKNGRLPEEDKPAGTKATCEQASTVQLPQEKTSEPAEHPGPEPSSDLDRLASTPPRISASPQRSKELNLEPAENLSSGTPDSDSKTLSSGESSSEEEDDVKGAAEEEGEASSILPSSVLDKASAIAQHFTNSIKRGSQDDTRSLGCASPRLPSRTGSSLSLSADTTDRPLRLSSGCSDATETFAVADLTLLSPRDDSLFDTDRGIRRRRDSTLSRQDQLLIGKIKSYYEDAENQDASFSLQRRESLTYIPSGLVRSSVSRFNNIPKDAPVQTTPCSSTTSSTLQTSSAESNSALPTDTRGHMVSSDSWDFLKSDQRNTDPEDSEDSHRSRSQSMRDNLSEDEEFRPSSEMIKIWQTMEREITRSEDKRCREAQRDSRADDVCRSDTAMTPNKTCDGESGASDLSTITEESTSPSPIKHRTGSLKAFREEAFVLRALVPRVAQLKAEAEVDRPGEDSNQLDDVDKTKSKVLHLARQYSQRIKTTKPVVRQRNQGILISKKSLPCVLEEKESTGKPHLTLPLSHAGQIRSLTTGLACSSLGSSRVASPGRARSRSPLSPPQSSAIEGFNWPDVRELCSKYLEHGRSQKSPVSRSRSIPEQMFDGGLRRHSSCSSSLLLPDGASEEVPSFKLQDTSREERRKRLHRANSLDPRLSGEQLTELQKLQDQAANGNYSGYYVAAEAPLPNDPEHKIVVVEKLPEAESEPAETTKEEDDKDDNYVQIRSPTSREKISIMAVIDRCRVYQESDEYKQREEVKAKAEADTATNERDNESQKTSSDCGQKTDGGQQNIVKNLRDKFQNLS; translated from the exons actcCCCCCGCCTGTCCAGCGCCTCCGTCAGCAGTACTGAGCGCGCTCCGTCAGCCACGCCCTCTGACAGCTCGGACCGCCGCCCGCTCAGCCTGATCTCCACACTGTCCTCGGGCTCCGGGTCGTCCAGAGACGACCTCGCCCCGCCACCACCCGCCCACAGTGACATCGACCTGAGCCCTGCTGGGGGCGCTGCCGAGAGCGAGGGGGGGTCGTGGCCACGCCCAGAGCCCGAGGGGAGTGGGCGGGGCCTCAACCTCACGCACACACCGAGCAGAGCCTTCAGTCGGCGCCAGCAGGTGTCGCCGTTTATCAGCGGGAGCATGGTGCCGAACCGTCAGCTGACCTACCTGGACCGGGTCGTCATGGAGATCATAGAGACGGAGAGGACGTACGTCAGAGACCTGCGCATGATTGTCGAg GATTACCTGGCTCACATCATCGATCAGTGTGACCTGTCCATCCGTCCTGAACAGGTGTGCTCTCTGTTTGGAAACATCGAGGACATCTACGAGTTCAACAG CGAGCTGCTTCAGGCTCTCGACCTGTGTGACAACAACCCTGTCGCCATTGCCAGGTGTTTCGTCATGAAG AGTGAATACTTTGATATCTACACACAATACTGCACCAACTACCCAAA TTCGGTTGCCGCGTTGACGGAGTGCATGAGGAATAAAACTCTGGCAAAGTTTTTTCGGGATCGTCAGGCGTTGTTGAAGCGTTCGCTGCCTCTCGGTTCATACCTGCTCAAACCTGTTCAGAGGATCCTCAAATACCACCTGCTGCTCCAG GAGATAGCGAAGCACTTTGACCCAGAGGAGGAGGGTTatgaggtggtggaggaggccATCTACACCATGACGGGAGTCGCCTGGTACATCAACGACATGAAGAGGAAACACGAGCACGCCGTCAGACTGCAG GAGGTTCAGTCTCTGCTGCTGAACTGGAAGGGTCCGGACCTCACCACGTATGGAGAACTGGTTCTGGAGGGAACCTTCAAAGTTCATCGAGCTAAAAACGAAAGAACGCTCTTCCTGTTTGACCGCATGCTGCTCATCACCAAACGCCGCGGAGAACACTACGTCTACAAGACGCACATCTCA tgttccACTCTGATGCTGATTGAAAGTGCCAAAGACTCTCTGAGCTTCAGCGTTACTCATTACAAACACCCCAAACAGCCTCACACCGTCCAG GCGAAGAcggtggaggagaagaagttGTGGGCTCATCACATCAAACGCATCATTCTGGAGAACCACCACGCCATCATCCCACAGAAG GCTAAAGACGCCATCTTGGAAATGAACCCTACAT ACCCTCACAGGTATCGCTACAGTCCTGAGCGGCTGAGGAAAGCTCTGTCCTGTCAGGCTGAAGAGATTCACCGTAACAGCCGCCAGGGACGACGACAGTCCG aacCGACCAAACAGACGTTGAAGAGCAGCGGAGATAAACACAGCTTCCTGTCTGATG CAGCCGACTCAAAG CACTCTGGCAGTGAGGTGGTGGCACCGGGTCAGCCCACCACCAGGTCTGAGGCTGACCGGActgccgaggaggaggaggatgaggcggGGGGGTTGTCTCATCAGACGGTGGCAGAGGACAGCGATCCGGatcagaacctgctggaggacgAGCAGGTAGACGACTTCGCCAGCTCCCTGCTGGCTGCCATCTCGTGCTGGCATTACAGGGCCCAGGTTCTGCTTTCAGCCGGGGTTACCGTGGTGACG GACGCTGATGTCGACAAAAATGGACGACTTCCTGAAGAAGACAAGCCAGCTGGAACTAAAGCGACCTGTGAGCAG GCCTCCACAGTACAGCTGCCACAGGAGAAGACGTCTGAACCTGCAGAACACCCTGGACCAGAACCGTCCTCTGATCTGGACAGGTTGGCCTCTACGCCTCCGAGGATCTCAGCGTCACCTCAAAGATCAAAAGAACTGAATCTAGAGCCGGCAGAGAATCTGTCCTCTGGCACGCCAGATTCAGACTCAAAGACTTTAAGCAGCGGGGAATCATcgtcggaggaggaggacgatgtAAAGGGGGCAGcggaagaagagggtgaagcTAGCAgcatccttccttcctctgtcctgGACAAAGCCAGCGCCATCGCTCAGCACTTCACCAACAGCATCAAACGAGGCAGCCAGGACGACACCCGCTCCCTCGGCTGTGCTTCACCACGGCTGCCCAGCAGGACCGGCAGCAGCCTCAGCCTCAGTGCCGATACCACCGATCGACCTTTGCGGCTCAGCAGTGGCTGTTCTGATGCAACGGAGACCTTCGCCGTGGCAGACTTGACCCTGCTGTCTCCTCGGGATGACAGCCTCTTTGACACTGACCGAGGAATTCGGCGCAGGCGGGACTCGACACTGTCCAGGCAGGACCAGTTACTGATTGGCAAAATCAAGAGTTACTATGAGGACGCTGAGAACCAGGACGCGTCCTTCAGCCTCCAGCGTAGAGAGAGCCTGACGTACATCCCGTCTGGGCTGGTTAGGAGCTCCGTCAGCAGGTTCAACAACATCCCAAAGGATGCACCTGTTCAGACAACCCCATGCTCCTCCACCACATCCTCCACTCTGCAGACTTCTTCAGCGGAGTCAAACTCAGCTTTGCCCACAGATACCCGGGGTCACATGGTCTCCAGTGACTCTTGGGACTTTCTGAAGTCCGATCAGAGAAACACAGATCCAGAAGATTCAGAGGACAGCCACAGGTCCAGATCACAGAGCATGCGGGACAATCTATCTGAGGATGAAGAGTTCAGACCGTCGTCTGAGATGATCAAGATCTGGCAGACAATGGAGCGAGAGATCACCAGAAGTGAAGACAAGCGATGTCGAGAAGCTCAGAGAGACTCCAGAGCGGACGACGTCTGCCGCTCGGACACAGCGATGACGCCAAACAAGACCTGTGACGGAGAGAGCGGAGCATCAGACCTCAGCACCATCACAGAGGAATCCACAAGTCCATCGCCCATCAAGCATCGGACAGGAAGTCTGAAGGCGTTCAGGGAAGAGGCCTTCGTCCTCAGGGCACTAGTTCCTCGGGTCGCCCAGCTGAAGGCTGAGGCAGAGGTGGATCGACCTGGTGAGGATTCAAACCAGCTGGATGACGTAGACAAGACGAAGAGCAAAGTCCTCCATCTAGCTCGTCAGTACAGCCAGCGAATCAAAACGACCAAACCGGTGGTCCGACAGCGAAACCAGGGCATCCTGATCAGCAAGAAGAGCTTACCTTGTGTgttggaggagaaggagagcacAG GTAAACCCCACCTGACTCTGCCGCTGAGCCATGCAGGCCAGATCCGATCTCTGACCACCGGCCTCGCCTGCAGCTCGTTAGGCAGCTCGAGAGTGGCCTCCCCGGGCCGGGCTCGCTCCCGCAGCCCCCTTAGCCCACCTCAGTCCTCCGCCATCGAGGGCTTCAATTGGCCTGATGTCCGAGAACTCTGCTCCAAATACTTGGAGCATGGTCGCTCCCAGAAGAGCCCTGTAAGCCGGAGTCGCTCCATCCCAGAGCAAATGTTTGATGGTGGACTGAGGAGGCACTCCAGTTgctcctccagcctcctcctccctgacgGAGCTTCTGAGGAGGTTCCTTCATTCAAGCTTCAGGACACCAGCAGAGAAGAGCGCAGAAAGCGGCTCCACAGAGCCAATTCTCTGGACCCTCGGCTGAGCGGAGAGCAGCTGACCGAGCTGCAGAAGCTCCAGGACCAGGCTGCCAATGGCAACTACAGCGGTTACTATGTCGCAGCTGAGGCACCGTTACCAAACGACCCCGAACACAAGATCGTCGTCGTGGAGAAGCTTCCAGAGGCCGAGTCAGAGCCTGCGGAAACcaccaaagaagaagacgacAAGGACGACAACTACGTTCAGATCCGCTCACCGACCAGCAGGGAGAAGATCTCCATCATGGCTGTCATCGACCGCTGCCGGGTCTACCAGGAGTCTGATGAATataaacagagggaggaggtgaaagccAAAGCTGAGGCCGACACGGCAACAAACGAACGAGACAACGAGTCCCAGAAGACGAGCTCAGACTGTGGACAGAAGACAGACGGCGGTCAGCAGAACATCGTGAAGAATCTGAGAGACAAGTTCCAGAATCTGAGCTGA
- the LOC104934449 gene encoding pleckstrin homology domain-containing family G member 3 isoform X7 has protein sequence MTFEQTLGDSVMPEGSRSSSNDVPMDEDSPRLSSASVSSTERAPSATPSDSSDRRPLSLISTLSSGSGSSRDDLAPPPPAHSDIDLSPAGGAAESEGGSWPRPEPEGSGRGLNLTHTPSRAFSRRQQVSPFISGSMVPNRQLTYLDRVVMEIIETERTYVRDLRMIVEDYLAHIIDQCDLSIRPEQVCSLFGNIEDIYEFNSELLQALDLCDNNPVAIARCFVMKSEYFDIYTQYCTNYPNSVAALTECMRNKTLAKFFRDRQALLKRSLPLGSYLLKPVQRILKYHLLLQEIAKHFDPEEEGYEVVEEAIYTMTGVAWYINDMKRKHEHAVRLQEVQSLLLNWKGPDLTTYGELVLEGTFKVHRAKNERTLFLFDRMLLITKRRGEHYVYKTHISCSTLMLIESAKDSLSFSVTHYKHPKQPHTVQAKTVEEKKLWAHHIKRIILENHHAIIPQKAKDAILEMNPTYPHRYRYSPERLRKALSCQAEEIHRNSRQGRRQSEPTKQTLKSSGDKHSFLSDAADSKHSGSEVVAPGQPTTRSEADRTAEEEEDEAGGLSHQTVAEDSDPDQNLLEDEQVDDFASSLLAAISCWHYRAQVLLSAGVTVVTDADVDKNGRLPEEDKPAGTKATCEQASTVQLPQEKTSEPAEHPGPEPSSDLDRLASTPPRISASPQRSKELNLEPAENLSSGTPDSDSKTLSSGESSSEEEDDVKGAAEEEGEASSILPSSVLDKASAIAQHFTNSIKRGSQDDTRSLGCASPRLPSRTGSSLSLSADTTDRPLRLSSGCSDATETFAVADLTLLSPRDDSLFDTDRGIRRRRDSTLSRQDQLLIGKIKSYYEDAENQDASFSLQRRESLTYIPSGLVRSSVSRFNNIPKDAPVQTTPCSSTTSSTLQTSSAESNSALPTDTRGHMVSSDSWDFLKSDQRNTDPEDSEDSHRSRSQSMRDNLSEDEEFRPSSEMIKIWQTMEREITRSEDKRCREAQRDSRADDVCRSDTAMTPNKTCDGESGASDLSTITEESTSPSPIKHRTGSLKAFREEAFVLRALVPRVAQLKAEAEVDRPGEDSNQLDDVDKTKSKVLHLARQYSQRIKTTKPVVRQRNQGILISKKSLPCVLEEKESTGKPHLTLPLSHAGQIRSLTTGLACSSLGSSRVASPGRARSRSPLSPPQSSAIEGFNWPDVRELCSKYLEHGRSQKSPVSRSRSIPEQMFDGGLRRHSSCSSSLLLPDGASEEVPSFKLQDTSREERRKRLHRANSLDPRLSGEQLTELQKLQDQAANGNYSGYYVAAEAPLPNDPEHKIVVVEKLPEAESEPAETTKEEDDKDDNYVQIRSPTSREKISIMAVIDRCRVYQESDEYKQREEVKAKAEADTATNERDNESQKTSSDCGQKTDGGQQNIVKNLRDKFQNLS, from the exons actcCCCCCGCCTGTCCAGCGCCTCCGTCAGCAGTACTGAGCGCGCTCCGTCAGCCACGCCCTCTGACAGCTCGGACCGCCGCCCGCTCAGCCTGATCTCCACACTGTCCTCGGGCTCCGGGTCGTCCAGAGACGACCTCGCCCCGCCACCACCCGCCCACAGTGACATCGACCTGAGCCCTGCTGGGGGCGCTGCCGAGAGCGAGGGGGGGTCGTGGCCACGCCCAGAGCCCGAGGGGAGTGGGCGGGGCCTCAACCTCACGCACACACCGAGCAGAGCCTTCAGTCGGCGCCAGCAGGTGTCGCCGTTTATCAGCGGGAGCATGGTGCCGAACCGTCAGCTGACCTACCTGGACCGGGTCGTCATGGAGATCATAGAGACGGAGAGGACGTACGTCAGAGACCTGCGCATGATTGTCGAg GATTACCTGGCTCACATCATCGATCAGTGTGACCTGTCCATCCGTCCTGAACAGGTGTGCTCTCTGTTTGGAAACATCGAGGACATCTACGAGTTCAACAG CGAGCTGCTTCAGGCTCTCGACCTGTGTGACAACAACCCTGTCGCCATTGCCAGGTGTTTCGTCATGAAG AGTGAATACTTTGATATCTACACACAATACTGCACCAACTACCCAAA TTCGGTTGCCGCGTTGACGGAGTGCATGAGGAATAAAACTCTGGCAAAGTTTTTTCGGGATCGTCAGGCGTTGTTGAAGCGTTCGCTGCCTCTCGGTTCATACCTGCTCAAACCTGTTCAGAGGATCCTCAAATACCACCTGCTGCTCCAG GAGATAGCGAAGCACTTTGACCCAGAGGAGGAGGGTTatgaggtggtggaggaggccATCTACACCATGACGGGAGTCGCCTGGTACATCAACGACATGAAGAGGAAACACGAGCACGCCGTCAGACTGCAG GAGGTTCAGTCTCTGCTGCTGAACTGGAAGGGTCCGGACCTCACCACGTATGGAGAACTGGTTCTGGAGGGAACCTTCAAAGTTCATCGAGCTAAAAACGAAAGAACGCTCTTCCTGTTTGACCGCATGCTGCTCATCACCAAACGCCGCGGAGAACACTACGTCTACAAGACGCACATCTCA tgttccACTCTGATGCTGATTGAAAGTGCCAAAGACTCTCTGAGCTTCAGCGTTACTCATTACAAACACCCCAAACAGCCTCACACCGTCCAG GCGAAGAcggtggaggagaagaagttGTGGGCTCATCACATCAAACGCATCATTCTGGAGAACCACCACGCCATCATCCCACAGAAG GCTAAAGACGCCATCTTGGAAATGAACCCTACAT ACCCTCACAGGTATCGCTACAGTCCTGAGCGGCTGAGGAAAGCTCTGTCCTGTCAGGCTGAAGAGATTCACCGTAACAGCCGCCAGGGACGACGACAGTCCG aacCGACCAAACAGACGTTGAAGAGCAGCGGAGATAAACACAGCTTCCTGTCTGATG CAGCCGACTCAAAG CACTCTGGCAGTGAGGTGGTGGCACCGGGTCAGCCCACCACCAGGTCTGAGGCTGACCGGActgccgaggaggaggaggatgaggcggGGGGGTTGTCTCATCAGACGGTGGCAGAGGACAGCGATCCGGatcagaacctgctggaggacgAGCAGGTAGACGACTTCGCCAGCTCCCTGCTGGCTGCCATCTCGTGCTGGCATTACAGGGCCCAGGTTCTGCTTTCAGCCGGGGTTACCGTGGTGACG GACGCTGATGTCGACAAAAATGGACGACTTCCTGAAGAAGACAAGCCAGCTGGAACTAAAGCGACCTGTGAGCAG GCCTCCACAGTACAGCTGCCACAGGAGAAGACGTCTGAACCTGCAGAACACCCTGGACCAGAACCGTCCTCTGATCTGGACAGGTTGGCCTCTACGCCTCCGAGGATCTCAGCGTCACCTCAAAGATCAAAAGAACTGAATCTAGAGCCGGCAGAGAATCTGTCCTCTGGCACGCCAGATTCAGACTCAAAGACTTTAAGCAGCGGGGAATCATcgtcggaggaggaggacgatgtAAAGGGGGCAGcggaagaagagggtgaagcTAGCAgcatccttccttcctctgtcctgGACAAAGCCAGCGCCATCGCTCAGCACTTCACCAACAGCATCAAACGAGGCAGCCAGGACGACACCCGCTCCCTCGGCTGTGCTTCACCACGGCTGCCCAGCAGGACCGGCAGCAGCCTCAGCCTCAGTGCCGATACCACCGATCGACCTTTGCGGCTCAGCAGTGGCTGTTCTGATGCAACGGAGACCTTCGCCGTGGCAGACTTGACCCTGCTGTCTCCTCGGGATGACAGCCTCTTTGACACTGACCGAGGAATTCGGCGCAGGCGGGACTCGACACTGTCCAGGCAGGACCAGTTACTGATTGGCAAAATCAAGAGTTACTATGAGGACGCTGAGAACCAGGACGCGTCCTTCAGCCTCCAGCGTAGAGAGAGCCTGACGTACATCCCGTCTGGGCTGGTTAGGAGCTCCGTCAGCAGGTTCAACAACATCCCAAAGGATGCACCTGTTCAGACAACCCCATGCTCCTCCACCACATCCTCCACTCTGCAGACTTCTTCAGCGGAGTCAAACTCAGCTTTGCCCACAGATACCCGGGGTCACATGGTCTCCAGTGACTCTTGGGACTTTCTGAAGTCCGATCAGAGAAACACAGATCCAGAAGATTCAGAGGACAGCCACAGGTCCAGATCACAGAGCATGCGGGACAATCTATCTGAGGATGAAGAGTTCAGACCGTCGTCTGAGATGATCAAGATCTGGCAGACAATGGAGCGAGAGATCACCAGAAGTGAAGACAAGCGATGTCGAGAAGCTCAGAGAGACTCCAGAGCGGACGACGTCTGCCGCTCGGACACAGCGATGACGCCAAACAAGACCTGTGACGGAGAGAGCGGAGCATCAGACCTCAGCACCATCACAGAGGAATCCACAAGTCCATCGCCCATCAAGCATCGGACAGGAAGTCTGAAGGCGTTCAGGGAAGAGGCCTTCGTCCTCAGGGCACTAGTTCCTCGGGTCGCCCAGCTGAAGGCTGAGGCAGAGGTGGATCGACCTGGTGAGGATTCAAACCAGCTGGATGACGTAGACAAGACGAAGAGCAAAGTCCTCCATCTAGCTCGTCAGTACAGCCAGCGAATCAAAACGACCAAACCGGTGGTCCGACAGCGAAACCAGGGCATCCTGATCAGCAAGAAGAGCTTACCTTGTGTgttggaggagaaggagagcacAG GTAAACCCCACCTGACTCTGCCGCTGAGCCATGCAGGCCAGATCCGATCTCTGACCACCGGCCTCGCCTGCAGCTCGTTAGGCAGCTCGAGAGTGGCCTCCCCGGGCCGGGCTCGCTCCCGCAGCCCCCTTAGCCCACCTCAGTCCTCCGCCATCGAGGGCTTCAATTGGCCTGATGTCCGAGAACTCTGCTCCAAATACTTGGAGCATGGTCGCTCCCAGAAGAGCCCTGTAAGCCGGAGTCGCTCCATCCCAGAGCAAATGTTTGATGGTGGACTGAGGAGGCACTCCAGTTgctcctccagcctcctcctccctgacgGAGCTTCTGAGGAGGTTCCTTCATTCAAGCTTCAGGACACCAGCAGAGAAGAGCGCAGAAAGCGGCTCCACAGAGCCAATTCTCTGGACCCTCGGCTGAGCGGAGAGCAGCTGACCGAGCTGCAGAAGCTCCAGGACCAGGCTGCCAATGGCAACTACAGCGGTTACTATGTCGCAGCTGAGGCACCGTTACCAAACGACCCCGAACACAAGATCGTCGTCGTGGAGAAGCTTCCAGAGGCCGAGTCAGAGCCTGCGGAAACcaccaaagaagaagacgacAAGGACGACAACTACGTTCAGATCCGCTCACCGACCAGCAGGGAGAAGATCTCCATCATGGCTGTCATCGACCGCTGCCGGGTCTACCAGGAGTCTGATGAATataaacagagggaggaggtgaaagccAAAGCTGAGGCCGACACGGCAACAAACGAACGAGACAACGAGTCCCAGAAGACGAGCTCAGACTGTGGACAGAAGACAGACGGCGGTCAGCAGAACATCGTGAAGAATCTGAGAGACAAGTTCCAGAATCTGAGCTGA